A segment of the Nostoc sp. TCL26-01 genome:
AAGTTAATAATGGTTTGATTTTTCACCAAGCCTTCAATGAAATCGCTCATCGAACCCACAATTTCAGTTATCTGGCTGATTTTGGTATCAACACCATACAGTCGAATACTGCTGAACAATGTCAGATATCTTTGGCATCGCCAGAAGTAATGCTTTATGCTCAAGGCGTTGTCTCTAATATTCAAGAATCTAACTCTATTGCCAATTTAGCAGCCCAAGGAATCGATTTCATTTTTGGTAATGGTCAATTTCAAACTTCCCCTCATCTATCATTTGCAATTAATCAGCGCCTACTACGGGGGCGGACTTATTTACTTGCCACTGGTTCTCGTCCCAAAATTCCCGCAATAGAAGGATTGTCTGCCACTGGCTACCGCACCTTAGCAAATATTTGGCAATCTCTATACAAGCAAGGTTCTCTAATTTCTTCACCACCTCAAGATTGGTTAATTATTGGTGGTATTCCCCAGAGTATTGAGATAGCACAAACATTAGTCAGACTGGGTTGCAATGTCACCTTAGTAATTCAATCTCCTGATCTTCTACCTCATATAGATCCAGAAATTGCCCAGTTACTTCAAGCACAGTTAGAAGTTGATGGTATCCGTGTCCTCACGCAAACAGTAGTCACTCAAGTCAAGCGAATTGAGCATAAAAAATGGGTGCAGGCGGGAGATAGAGCCATAGAAGTAGATGAAATATTAATAGCGATAGGACAGCAACCAAATCTAGAAGTGCTGAATTTGGCAGAAGCTGGAGTGAAATGGCATCAGCATCGTTTAATAGTCAATAACAAGCTACAAACCACTAATCGCCGTATTTACGCTTGTGGTGATGTGATTGGTGGTTATGACTTCCTGCACATTGCCCATTACGAAGCCAGAATTGCCTTAAAAAATGCTCTATTTGTGCCGCAGTTTTCAGTCGATTACCGATGCCTTCCTTGGGCAATCTTATCTTACCCCAATCTCGCCCAAGTTGGTTTGACACAAGCACAAGCAAGACGTAGATTTGCCAGAAAAGAAATTTTTGTTCTACAGCATTATTACAAATCAGTCGCCGCAGCTCAATTAAGGAATGCAACTACAGGTATTTGTCAACTAGTTGTCCTCAACAACGGAGAGATTTTAGGCGCTACTATATTGGGTGCAGAAGCTAGAGAGTTAATTAATATCATTGCTTTAGCTATGGCTCAAAAAATCCCTGTCAAGCAATTAGCCAACTTATCCACTGTCTATCCCAGTTTTTCAGAAATTTTAGAACAGACAGCACGAGAATGGAGCCAACAAAAGCTCAATAGCAACCCAGCTTTGCAAGATTGGCTAGAAGGTTTCTTCCATTGGCGACGGAATTGGAATTTGTGAGTTATCAGCTATGTTCTTATATTAAAAATTGATGGTAGTAAAAAAGACCACTGTGAGTAATTTTAAAGAAATGACGATTTGTTATCTATCAAACATTAGTTTTTCGGTTTATTCTTATATATTATATAAAGCTTTTCTCAAAAAACCTTGTATACCTTAGCGGCGAGTAGCACCTTTACCCAAATTCTCAGAAATTTTGGCTGATGCTTGAACTCGCTTTTTTTTACTTATTTTTTGTGTCAGTGGTTACTTATTCATACCAAGTTAAAATTCAAAATACCCTTCTCCTGTCAGAGACACTGCGCGAACAAAGACGCTACCGCCAAGAGAACAAACCAGCATACTACGTT
Coding sequences within it:
- a CDS encoding NAD(P)/FAD-dependent oxidoreductase gives rise to the protein MTIDYDVVIIGGSPAGRYAALAATQLKAKVALVESQVNNGLIFHQAFNEIAHRTHNFSYLADFGINTIQSNTAEQCQISLASPEVMLYAQGVVSNIQESNSIANLAAQGIDFIFGNGQFQTSPHLSFAINQRLLRGRTYLLATGSRPKIPAIEGLSATGYRTLANIWQSLYKQGSLISSPPQDWLIIGGIPQSIEIAQTLVRLGCNVTLVIQSPDLLPHIDPEIAQLLQAQLEVDGIRVLTQTVVTQVKRIEHKKWVQAGDRAIEVDEILIAIGQQPNLEVLNLAEAGVKWHQHRLIVNNKLQTTNRRIYACGDVIGGYDFLHIAHYEARIALKNALFVPQFSVDYRCLPWAILSYPNLAQVGLTQAQARRRFARKEIFVLQHYYKSVAAAQLRNATTGICQLVVLNNGEILGATILGAEARELINIIALAMAQKIPVKQLANLSTVYPSFSEILEQTAREWSQQKLNSNPALQDWLEGFFHWRRNWNL